CCGACCCGCCGCCATTGTCTCTTAAGCTGACTCGATCGCTTCCTCGTCGCAGACGACGCGGGAGTTGCTCTCGGCTTCAGCGGCGACGTCGATTTTCACCGCCTTCACCGCATCCTGCTCTTTTCGGCGATCGGTGAAATGGTCGAAGAACACCCTCATGGCGCGATCGACGCCATAGGGATTGATGCGTCTCGTATCCTCCCGATAGAACATCGGCACGTTGGGGGAAACCGTGGCGAGATCGTAGGATGGGAGATAGGCGATGTTCGGCCTGGCCCGGACCACCTCGTCGGCGGCGGCGCGCAAAATTGCCTTGACGGCGCAGTTCGACTCAATGACGTGCCGGTCTTCATAGGTCGCGATAATGCCGACCGGCGACACGCTCAACACGATGCGAACCTTTGGATTGACCTCGCGAATGCGGTCGACGGCGGCCATGAAGTCGCGCACGACTTCGCTGACGGTCATATTGTAGAACTCATAGACGCTCGGATCCCAGGCGCCGCCGGCGACGCCCGGCGCAAGCTGCAGGATCGCGCCGTCGGGCTTGTGGCGCCAGGTCTCGGTATGGCCGAATGTGAAAACGAAGACGTCCATCGTCTCAAGCATGTGGCGGACCGCGGCGAGATGCCGCTCGCGATCGGCGCGCATGTCGTCGACAGTCGCGTATCCGTCGGGCTCGATGCGCGGCCGGAACGGATCGACGACGCGGCCGTCCTCCGGCCGGTTCCAGTGATCGAGCTGCGGCGTGAAACGTCCATAGGCGCGTTCGATCAATTGCAGCAGCTGCGCGGTCGTGTAGAGATTGCCGTAGCGGCAGGAATACATTGAGTAGTTGCGGCGCAGCGCCTCATCCGCGGACATGCCCGCCGGCGGCTGCTCGGCGAGGTAATAATGGAATCCGCTCGCCTGCAGGCCCATGGCGATCTCCTGCGCGAAGCAGCTGCCGCCCGTCGCGACTTTGTCCTGCGGCGAAATCTTGAAAGGCGTGCGAATGATCGGATCGAGCGCGAAGGGCGGCAGCGAGGTCACCGCCTTGCGCCAAAAGCGATGGTCGGGTAGGGAGCTATAGGGGTTCTCCGCCATGGTCGCACTCCTTTCTGATCCGGCCGATGGTCGCGGATCGAGCTTTTCCCGCGTCGTTCGCGAGCCGCCCTCTGGCGTCGCAACATAAACGGCGCCCGACCGCTTGTCACCCGGCGGCGCCGCTGAGAACGCCCGCGCCGTCGCCAATCCATGAAAGACCGCATGTTAACGCAGGTTGACAGACAGATTCTAAAATCCTGGCGGCAATACGCCGTCGAGCCGCGGCTCGCGAAGATCACCGGCCGCGTCATGCGCAACACCGGGCCGCGGATCGCCATCATCGGCAATTGCCAGAGTTTCGGCGTCGCCTATGCGATGAAAGTGCTCGATCCGAGCGCGACCGTCGACCATTTTTCGATGATCGCCCGCGCCCGCTCGACGATGGGCCTCTTCGCCAAGACGCTGGAGACTTACGACTACGTCTTCTCGCATGACTTTCTTGACGGTCATGTGCGCGGCGGCGGTTCAGAAGAATTATGCAAGCGCCTGCCGAAGACGATGATCTTTCCTGCGATCACCTTTGCGGCCTTTCATCCCGATCTCGTCTATATTCACGATCTGTCGCGCATGCACGGTTTCGTTTGCGGGCCGATCGGTCCCTACCATTCGGCGATCGCACTTTTCGCCTATCGCAAAGGCTTGTCGGTCGAGATGGCGAACGCGCTCTTCAACGAGAACGTCTTTGACGCGCTCGGCTATTTCGACATGTGGAACGACGCGTCGCGCGAACTGGTCGATGGTACGCGCGACAGATATGGCCTCGATCTTTCGGCCGAGCTGATGAACTGGTCGCGCCGCGGCGTCTTCATGTACAGCACCGTGCATCCGATGAGCTTTGTGCTGTTCGATCTCTCCAAGAAACTGTTCGAGACGGTCGGACTGAAGCCGCGGACGGTGAATTTCAACTATTACGCCATTCATGATCTCGCGCGCAGCGAGATCTTCCCGATCTATCCATCAATCGCGAAGCGATATGGGGCGCAGGGCGGCTATATGTTCAAGCTGCAGAACCACCATATATCGACGACGGTAGGCGATTTCCTGACGTTGCCGCAGTACATCGCGTCCTGCTACAAGATCTATAGCGGCCACGATCCCTCGCAGCTTAGCAATCCGCGCGTCGACGCATGGCTCGCCGACGAGGCGACGAGCGGATTGCTGATGAGGTTGGCGCGCGAGAATTTCGTCGCGGGCCTCACGCCTACGCTGTAAGCTGCTTGCGTCATTCCGGACGCGCGCAAAGCGCGCGATCGGGAGCAAGACCAGCGCGCTTGGATCGGTCTGGATTCCCGGTCAGCCCTTTGGCCTGCCGGGAATGACACGGCCCAAATGCACCGATATCCGTACTATTTCCAGCGCGTGTCGAATTTCGCGAGATTGAACGGCGGCTTATAGGGATGCAGCGGATTTTCGCCGCTGAACGGCTTCACCACGGTGAGAATGCGCTCGCGATGTTTCAGGGGCGGGAAGCCTGAAGGATCCAGCGCCCCCGTGAAGCCGAAAAGATGCGCCGGATCGACATTGACCTTGAACGCCGGCGGCGGACGCATCCAGCTCTGCGCGACGACATCCATATAGGTTGTCTTCAGCATGTGGTTGAGGCCCCACTGCGTCGGCACGAAGCACGACTTCGACGAATCCGACATGTCCCAATAAAAAGTGTCGGGTCGCAATTCGAGCGTCGCGTCGCCTTCGAAAATCGCGATTGATCCTTCGTGCATGAGATGCCGCACTTCGGCGAATCCCGCGAAGGGGTCGACAAGGTGGTAGTAGACGCCGAGACAGATGATGATGTCGAAGGTCTCATTGAGCTTCGAGGCTTCGTAGATCGAAACGTTCTGATTGATCTCGACGTTGGATTTCAAAAGCTTCTTGGCGAGGCGCAGCCCCGCGCCGCTCGCCCAGTTCTGGCTCACGTCGTCGGTGGCGACAACGCGCTTGGCGCCCCGCCGCTCGGCGTAAAAGCTCCAGAAACCGTCCCAGCAGCCGATTTCGAGCACGCTCTTGCCGGCGAAATCGATCTTGTCGAGCTCGCTCTCGATGAAGCGCCAGATGCGGCGGTGATCGTCGGCTTGCGACACGCTGAGGGCGCGCAGCCCGTTTCCGAAATCGAACTCATGATACCAATGAATGGCGTCAATTTCTTTTTGCAGCGCTTCGCGCGAGGCTGCGTCCTGCACGTCCATCGAATGTTCCTTGGATGATTGGGTCGGGCGCGCGAAAGCGCCCAGTCTAATCGCGGCGAGGGCGCAGAGTTTGCCTTTATTCCGCGCTCCACGCAAGGCGAGGACGCGTCGTCGCTAAACCGTCGACACTCTCCATGTCGGCCGCGAATGCGCGAATGCGCGGCGCAATCTCGTCGCGAAAGCGCGAGCCGTTGAAGACGCCGTAATGGCCGACGCCTTTCTGCACATAATGGCGTTTCCGGGCGGCAGGAATATTGGCGCAGAGATCCAGCGCGGCTTCGGTCTGGCCGACGCCGGAAATGTCGTCTTTTTCACCCTCGACCGCAAAGAGCGCGGTGCGGCTGATTGCTTTGAGGTCGATGAGATTGTCCCGGTGGCGCAACAGGCCGAGCGGCACCTCGTGGCGGACGAAGATGCGATCCACGGTTTGCAGATAGAATTCTGCCGTCAGATCCATGACCGCGAGATATTCGTCGTAAAAATCGCGGTGTTTTTCGGCGGAGTCGCCGTCCCCCTCGACGAGATGGTTGAACATTTCGAAATGGGCCGAGACATGGCGCTCGAAATTCATCGACATGAAGCCGGAGAGCTGCAGAAAGCCCGGATAGACTTGGCGTCCCATGCCCGCGTGCGGAAACGGCACGGTGTGAATGCAATGGCTGCGGAACCAATCCATTCCGCGCTGCTGCGCCAGCTTGTTGACAGCCGTCGGATTCACCCTTGTGTCGATGGGGCCGCCGACCAGCACCATGGATTCGGGGACGTCAGGATCATTGTCCGCCTCCATGGCGGCGATCGCGCAGATGAGCGGCACCGAGGCCTGACAGACGCCTAGCGTATGCAAGGGCGTTTCAGGACCGTTCATGGCAAGGAAACGCATGATTTCGCTGAGATAATCGATGTAATCATCGAGGTCGAACGAGCCGTCGACGAGCGGCACCGTGCGTGCGTCGCTCCAATCCGTGATGTAGACGTCGTAGGTCGGCAGGAACGCCTCGACCGTGCCGCGCAGCAGCGTGGCGTAGTGGCCGGACATCGGCGCGACAATCAGCAATTTCGACTGTCGGGGTGCCGGACCAGTAAACAGCCGCTTGAAATGCAGCAGGCCGCAAAACGGACGGCTCCAGACAACCTCCTCGACGATCTCGACCTCGGCGCCGTCGACAACCGTCGTGTCCAGGCCGAACAAGGGTTTGCCGTAGCGGCGGGTCATGCGCTCGAACAGTTCCGCCGAGGCGGCGACGTTGCGGCCGAACGACGTGTGATGCAGCGGATTGAGCGGATTCTTCATCGCGTGCAACATCGCGTCCGTCGCCGCCCGCGCCGGCGCGAAAGCCAAGTGCAACATTTCGTAGAGCTGGTACGACATACGGTCCATTTTTACGCTTCTCCCCGCCACCCCCGTCGCAGCCGCCGCGCTGCGTTCATGCTGCACCGCACAATCTAACTAATAACACATTCAAGATGGGCAACATTAGAAATCTGGCGAGCAGAGCTGTGGCGCCATGGACCTGAAAATTTGCAGTTCTGTCATACTCTCGCAGCCAAGGCCCCGACTGCAAGCGAAAACCAGAGCGTGGCGACTGAAATCTCATAGAGCGCCAAAGCGCGGCGAATATCCGCCGCATTGGCCTCGCGCCTGCCGTCGCCCAGACTCGCGCCCTCCACCGCTTCAGCCCCGCCGTAGGATCGGGGACCGCCGAGCTTGAGGCCAAGAGCGCCGGCAGCCGCGGCTTCGGGCCAGCCGGCGTTGGGAGAGGCGTGCTTTGGCGCATCACGCCAGGCCGCCGCCAGGGCCTTGGCCGGAGAGGCGTCCTTCATCGCCAAGGCGCCGATCGCCAGCAGGCCCGCAGCCGCGCGCGCGGGGAGAACATTCATCAGATCGTCGCAGCGGGCCGCGGCCCAGCCGAAGGCGAGATAGCGCGCCGACTTATGGCCGATCATGCTGTCGGCGGTGTTGACCATCTTATAAGCCAGCGCGCCTGGCAGGCCGAAGAACGCGAGCCAGAGCGCCGGCGCGACGACGCCGTCGGAGAAATTCTCGGCAAGGCTCTCGATGGCGGCGCGGGCGACGCCGGATTGATCGAGCGCCGATACGTCGCGTCCGACGATTTTCGCCACCGCCGCCCGGCCGTCTTCCACCGAAATCGCCAGAGCCTCCGCGACCGCGGCGACATGCGCATGCAGGCTGCGCTGCGCCAGAAGGCTGGATGCAACGACAGCGAGCGCCATCCAGCCGAGCGGAAGCGCGAGCGCCGCGCGTTCGATCAGCGCGCCGCTCCCAACGGCGATGACAAGAAGCGCCACGAGAGCGACGGCGCCTTTCGACCGCCGAAGCGCGAAGGTATCGCCCTCACGGTTCAGCCCTCGGTCGAGCGCGGCGATCAGCGCGCCCATCCAGGTCACCGGATGGCCGATCCTGCGAAAAATCGCGTCCGGATAGCCGGCGCCCGCCTCGATGGCGAGCGCCAGAAGCGCAACGCCGAAATTCACCGTCCAAAAAGCGCGGTGATCGAGGCTTTGGCCAGCGCATTCTGATTGATGGTGAAGCCGGCGACGGCGGTGCGGCCATGCGCGGCGTCGCCGAGCTTTTCGGTCTTGAGCGCGTAGACGGTGAAAACGTAACGGTGCGGCTTGCCGGGCGGCGGGCAGGGGCCGCCATAGGCCTTGTCGCCAAAGTCCGTCTCCAGTTGCTGCGCGCCTGACGGCAGGTTTTTTCCCGAAGCGTCGCCGGCGCCCCGCTTCAAGCCGCGCGCGTCGGCCGGAATGTCGACGACGAGCCAGTGCCAGAAGCCGGCGCCGCCCGTCGGCGCATCGGGGTCATGCACAAGGACGGCGAAACTCTTCGTTCCCGGAGGCGGGTCGCTCCAATTGAGCTCCGGCGAGAGATTCTCACCGGTGCAGCTCATGGAATCATAGACATGCTTCATGTCGATCGTCTTGCCTTCGGCGATGTCGGGGCTTGTGAGCTCGAACGCCTGGGCGCCGCGCGAGTCGGCGGCGGCCAGCGCAATGAGACCGAGAAAGGATGAAACGCTGCGCAACATGTAAGCGTGCTCCTCAAATCTGGAAATCGCCGCATCTTTAGCGGATCGGCGCGCCGGTGTCGCGCGCTCGCGCTTCGCGGTAAAGAGGGCGCATGAGCGATGCGGGAAGTGGGCGTCCTTTGCGCCGCGGCTGGACGACGGGCGCCTGCGCGACCGCCGCGACGCGCGCCGCCTTCGAGGCGCTGATGACGGACGCGCCGCCTCCCGATCCGGTCGAGATCGCGTTGCCGTCGGGAAAGCGCGTCGCCTTCGCGCTGGCGACCTTTGAACGCGGCGAGGATTTCGCCCGCGCCGGCGTGGTTAAGGACGCCGGCGACGATCCGGACGTCACCCACGGCGCCCTGATATGCGCGCAAGTGCGCCGCGGCGCTCCCGGCGCGGGCGTGCGGTTTTTCGCGGGCGAGGGCGTCGGCGTCGTGACGCGCCCGGGGCTTCCGCTGGCGCCCGGCGAGCCGGCGATCAATCCCACGCCCCGTAAGATGATGGTT
Above is a genomic segment from Methylocystis rosea containing:
- a CDS encoding GSCFA domain-containing protein, which translates into the protein MAENPYSSLPDHRFWRKAVTSLPPFALDPIIRTPFKISPQDKVATGGSCFAQEIAMGLQASGFHYYLAEQPPAGMSADEALRRNYSMYSCRYGNLYTTAQLLQLIERAYGRFTPQLDHWNRPEDGRVVDPFRPRIEPDGYATVDDMRADRERHLAAVRHMLETMDVFVFTFGHTETWRHKPDGAILQLAPGVAGGAWDPSVYEFYNMTVSEVVRDFMAAVDRIREVNPKVRIVLSVSPVGIIATYEDRHVIESNCAVKAILRAAADEVVRARPNIAYLPSYDLATVSPNVPMFYREDTRRINPYGVDRAMRVFFDHFTDRRKEQDAVKAVKIDVAAEAESNSRVVCDEEAIESA
- the cbiB gene encoding adenosylcobinamide-phosphate synthase CbiB encodes the protein MNFGVALLALAIEAGAGYPDAIFRRIGHPVTWMGALIAALDRGLNREGDTFALRRSKGAVALVALLVIAVGSGALIERAALALPLGWMALAVVASSLLAQRSLHAHVAAVAEALAISVEDGRAAVAKIVGRDVSALDQSGVARAAIESLAENFSDGVVAPALWLAFFGLPGALAYKMVNTADSMIGHKSARYLAFGWAAARCDDLMNVLPARAAAGLLAIGALAMKDASPAKALAAAWRDAPKHASPNAGWPEAAAAGALGLKLGGPRSYGGAEAVEGASLGDGRREANAADIRRALALYEISVATLWFSLAVGALAARV
- a CDS encoding WcbI family polysaccharide biosynthesis putative acetyltransferase, with the translated sequence MLTQVDRQILKSWRQYAVEPRLAKITGRVMRNTGPRIAIIGNCQSFGVAYAMKVLDPSATVDHFSMIARARSTMGLFAKTLETYDYVFSHDFLDGHVRGGGSEELCKRLPKTMIFPAITFAAFHPDLVYIHDLSRMHGFVCGPIGPYHSAIALFAYRKGLSVEMANALFNENVFDALGYFDMWNDASRELVDGTRDRYGLDLSAELMNWSRRGVFMYSTVHPMSFVLFDLSKKLFETVGLKPRTVNFNYYAIHDLARSEIFPIYPSIAKRYGAQGGYMFKLQNHHISTTVGDFLTLPQYIASCYKIYSGHDPSQLSNPRVDAWLADEATSGLLMRLARENFVAGLTPTL
- a CDS encoding class I SAM-dependent methyltransferase gives rise to the protein MDVQDAASREALQKEIDAIHWYHEFDFGNGLRALSVSQADDHRRIWRFIESELDKIDFAGKSVLEIGCWDGFWSFYAERRGAKRVVATDDVSQNWASGAGLRLAKKLLKSNVEINQNVSIYEASKLNETFDIIICLGVYYHLVDPFAGFAEVRHLMHEGSIAIFEGDATLELRPDTFYWDMSDSSKSCFVPTQWGLNHMLKTTYMDVVAQSWMRPPPAFKVNVDPAHLFGFTGALDPSGFPPLKHRERILTVVKPFSGENPLHPYKPPFNLAKFDTRWK
- a CDS encoding polyhydroxyalkanoate depolymerase yields the protein MDRMSYQLYEMLHLAFAPARAATDAMLHAMKNPLNPLHHTSFGRNVAASAELFERMTRRYGKPLFGLDTTVVDGAEVEIVEEVVWSRPFCGLLHFKRLFTGPAPRQSKLLIVAPMSGHYATLLRGTVEAFLPTYDVYITDWSDARTVPLVDGSFDLDDYIDYLSEIMRFLAMNGPETPLHTLGVCQASVPLICAIAAMEADNDPDVPESMVLVGGPIDTRVNPTAVNKLAQQRGMDWFRSHCIHTVPFPHAGMGRQVYPGFLQLSGFMSMNFERHVSAHFEMFNHLVEGDGDSAEKHRDFYDEYLAVMDLTAEFYLQTVDRIFVRHEVPLGLLRHRDNLIDLKAISRTALFAVEGEKDDISGVGQTEAALDLCANIPAARKRHYVQKGVGHYGVFNGSRFRDEIAPRIRAFAADMESVDGLATTRPRLAWSAE
- a CDS encoding YbhB/YbcL family Raf kinase inhibitor-like protein, which gives rise to MLRSVSSFLGLIALAAADSRGAQAFELTSPDIAEGKTIDMKHVYDSMSCTGENLSPELNWSDPPPGTKSFAVLVHDPDAPTGGAGFWHWLVVDIPADARGLKRGAGDASGKNLPSGAQQLETDFGDKAYGGPCPPPGKPHRYVFTVYALKTEKLGDAAHGRTAVAGFTINQNALAKASITALFGR